In Desulfomicrobium escambiense DSM 10707, a single genomic region encodes these proteins:
- a CDS encoding zinc metallopeptidase: MLYALAFVVLAALVIGPGLWARHMLERYGREEYFSGTGIDLARILVEDLRLHGVRVETTDRGDHYDPIEKVVRLNPALAGRRSLTAVVVAAHEVGHAMQDQSGDGLLRFRTALVRAGIWAERIGAAAVMVAPLLGAALQVPVVGRLMLASAVCVLGIPVLVHLVTLPVEIDASFSRALPVLRAGRYIPPEDEAAARRILTACALTYLSQALAGMFNVLRWARIFRR, encoded by the coding sequence ATGCTCTACGCCCTGGCTTTCGTCGTCCTGGCCGCCCTTGTGATCGGTCCGGGGCTGTGGGCCCGGCACATGCTCGAACGTTACGGCCGTGAGGAGTACTTTTCGGGCACGGGCATCGACTTGGCCCGCATCCTCGTCGAGGACCTGCGGCTTCACGGCGTGCGCGTCGAGACCACGGACCGGGGCGACCACTACGACCCGATTGAGAAGGTCGTGCGTCTCAACCCGGCCTTGGCCGGCCGGCGCAGCCTCACGGCCGTGGTCGTGGCCGCCCACGAGGTCGGACACGCCATGCAGGACCAGAGCGGAGACGGACTGCTGCGATTCCGCACGGCCCTGGTGCGGGCCGGGATCTGGGCCGAACGCATAGGCGCGGCCGCCGTCATGGTCGCCCCCCTGCTGGGCGCGGCCCTGCAGGTGCCGGTGGTGGGGCGGCTCATGCTGGCATCCGCCGTGTGCGTGTTGGGCATCCCGGTGCTGGTGCACCTCGTGACCCTGCCCGTGGAGATCGACGCGAGCTTTTCCAGGGCCCTGCCCGTGCTCCGCGCGGGCCGCTACATCCCGCCCGAGGACGAGGCCGCGGCGCGGCGGATACTGACGGCCTGTGCCCTGACGTACCTCTCCCAGGCCCTGGCCGGCATGTTCAACGTACTGCGGTGGGCCAGGATTTTCCGGCGCTGA
- a CDS encoding ATP-binding cassette domain-containing protein, with the protein MALISASNLTLSFSGPPLLDDISLQIHPGERICLLGRNGEGKSTLMRVLAGELSPDSGEVGWGKGLTMASLPQEVPADLTGSIYDVVASGAGEAGRCLAALRHEGEAGADHALLERAHRLLDEQAGWSLTRRIDTVLTHLGLAPDAPFASLSGGGKRKTLLGRALAAEPDILFLDEPTNHLDIEAIGWLEEFLVKEPRTLFFVTHDRMFLRHVANRILELDRGQLVDWACDYDTFLQRKADVLATEETLWRKFDQKLKEEEIWIRKGIKARRTRNEGRVRALKAMRLERRQRRERTGNVAMQIQEANKSGNLVLEVRNISYGWGETPVIRDFSANIMRGDKVGIVGPNGAGKTTLLGLLLGELAPQSGEVRQGTNLEVAYSDQMRSILDETKTARDIVGDGSDYVDVNGNRRHVIGYLKDFLFTPERAQTPVSVLSGGERNRLLLARLFTRPCNVLVLDEPTNDLDQETLELLEELIGEFAGTVLVVSHDREFLNNTVTSCFVFEGEGRVVEYAGGYDDWLAQRPRPEEPEAVQAKAVKPKAAKARKLTWKENQELDALPGRIEALESEVAALQERMNNPDFYTNDHTVVAAEAARLEVLESELDALLTRWDELEELRALCES; encoded by the coding sequence ATGGCACTCATAAGCGCAAGCAACCTGACCCTGTCCTTTTCCGGCCCCCCTCTGCTGGACGACATCAGCCTGCAGATCCACCCCGGCGAACGCATCTGCCTTCTGGGCCGCAACGGCGAGGGCAAGTCCACCCTCATGCGCGTCCTGGCGGGCGAACTGTCCCCCGACTCCGGCGAGGTGGGCTGGGGCAAGGGGCTGACCATGGCCTCCCTGCCCCAGGAAGTGCCCGCCGACCTCACAGGCAGCATCTACGACGTCGTGGCCTCGGGGGCAGGGGAGGCGGGCCGGTGCCTGGCCGCCCTGCGTCACGAGGGCGAGGCGGGCGCTGACCATGCGCTGCTTGAACGCGCCCACCGCCTGCTCGACGAACAGGCCGGCTGGAGCCTGACGCGGCGCATCGACACCGTGCTGACCCACTTGGGCCTCGCGCCCGACGCGCCCTTCGCGTCCCTGTCGGGCGGCGGCAAGCGCAAGACCCTGCTGGGCCGCGCCCTGGCCGCGGAACCCGACATCCTTTTCCTGGACGAACCCACCAACCATCTCGACATCGAGGCCATCGGCTGGCTGGAGGAGTTCCTGGTCAAGGAGCCGCGCACGCTCTTCTTCGTCACCCACGACCGCATGTTCCTGCGCCACGTGGCCAACCGCATCCTTGAGCTGGACCGCGGGCAGCTCGTGGACTGGGCCTGCGACTACGATACCTTTCTGCAGCGCAAGGCCGACGTGCTGGCCACGGAAGAGACCCTGTGGCGCAAGTTTGACCAGAAGCTCAAGGAGGAGGAAATCTGGATCCGCAAGGGCATCAAGGCCCGCCGCACGCGCAACGAGGGCCGCGTGCGGGCCCTGAAGGCCATGCGCCTGGAGCGCAGGCAGCGCCGCGAGCGCACGGGCAACGTGGCCATGCAGATCCAGGAGGCCAATAAGTCCGGCAACCTCGTGCTGGAGGTCCGAAACATTTCCTACGGCTGGGGAGAGACGCCGGTCATCCGCGATTTCTCGGCCAACATCATGCGCGGCGACAAGGTCGGCATCGTCGGCCCCAACGGCGCGGGCAAGACCACGCTCCTGGGGCTGCTGCTGGGTGAGCTGGCCCCGCAGTCCGGCGAGGTGCGCCAAGGCACCAACCTGGAAGTGGCCTACTCGGACCAGATGCGCTCCATCCTGGACGAGACCAAGACCGCCCGCGACATCGTCGGCGACGGCTCGGACTATGTGGACGTGAACGGTAACCGCCGCCACGTCATCGGCTACCTCAAGGACTTCCTCTTCACCCCCGAGCGCGCCCAGACGCCCGTCAGCGTGCTCTCGGGCGGCGAGCGCAACCGCCTGCTCCTGGCTCGGCTCTTCACCCGGCCGTGCAACGTCCTCGTTCTCGACGAGCCGACCAACGACCTGGACCAGGAGACACTGGAACTGCTGGAGGAGCTCATCGGCGAGTTCGCCGGCACCGTGCTCGTGGTCAGTCACGACCGCGAGTTCCTGAACAACACCGTGACCTCCTGCTTCGTCTTCGAGGGCGAGGGCAGGGTGGTGGAGTACGCCGGCGGCTACGACGACTGGCTGGCGCAGCGTCCCCGGCCGGAGGAGCCCGAGGCCGTCCAGGCCAAGGCCGTGAAGCCCAAGGCCGCCAAGGCGCGAAAACTGACCTGGAAGGAAAACCAGGAGCTCGATGCTCTGCCCGGCCGCATTGAGGCCCTGGAATCCGAAGTCGCGGCCCTGCAGGAGCGGATGAACAATCCCGATTTCTACACCAACGATCACACCGTCGTGGCCGCCGAGGCCGCCCGGCTGGAGGTTCTGGAGTCCGAACTGGACGCCCTGCTGACCCGCTGGGACGAGCTCGAAGAACTGCGTGCGCTGTGCGAATCCTAA
- a CDS encoding DUF2721 domain-containing protein, whose amino-acid sequence MEISLTTPALLFPTISLVLLAYTNRFLALGSRIRTLHDRYEASHGPSILAQIESLRQRVNLIRLMQLYGVLSLFLCVLCMFCLFASLVLLGKILFGLSLVAMLVSLGLSTREIHISTQALNIQLESLSLSQGDDNAR is encoded by the coding sequence ATGGAAATTTCCCTGACTACACCGGCCCTGCTCTTCCCGACCATCTCCCTGGTCCTCTTGGCCTATACCAACCGTTTCCTGGCCCTGGGTTCACGCATCCGCACCCTGCACGACCGCTACGAGGCGAGCCACGGCCCCTCCATCCTGGCCCAGATCGAGAGCCTGCGCCAGCGGGTCAACCTCATCCGTCTCATGCAGCTTTATGGGGTGCTCAGTCTCTTTCTGTGCGTCCTGTGCATGTTTTGTCTTTTCGCCAGCCTTGTGCTTTTGGGCAAAATTCTCTTCGGGCTGAGTCTTGTGGCCATGCTGGTCTCCTTGGGACTGTCCACTCGCGAGATTCACATTTCCACGCAGGCCCTGAATATCCAACTGGAGAGCCTGAGCCTCTCGCAGGGGGACGACAATGCACGCTAA
- the panC gene encoding pantoate--beta-alanine ligase, giving the protein MLRIASPAAMQELGLVWRREGLTVGLVPTMGYWHEGHLSLMRWAREHCDVLVASIFVNPTQFGPGEDLENYPSDLERDSELAREAGVDALFTPVRDDMYAPDHGTWVTVPELTTNLCGRSRPIHFRGVATVVCKLFNLVQPTFAVFGEKDWQQLAVIRKMTRELDIPVRIEGRPIMREADGLAMSSRNVYLTPEERAVAPHIRRGLLLLEDLVRSGQTDADALRAAVGKYYEAHIPMGRLDYLELVDPATIETVERVRDDVLAAVALRLGKARLIDNIHVAFER; this is encoded by the coding sequence ATGCTGCGCATCGCATCGCCCGCGGCCATGCAGGAGCTGGGGCTCGTCTGGCGTCGGGAGGGGCTGACGGTCGGGCTGGTCCCGACCATGGGCTACTGGCACGAGGGGCACTTGAGCCTCATGCGCTGGGCCCGGGAGCACTGCGACGTCCTGGTGGCCTCCATCTTCGTCAACCCGACCCAGTTCGGCCCCGGCGAGGACCTGGAAAATTACCCGTCGGACCTGGAACGCGACTCGGAACTGGCCCGGGAGGCCGGCGTGGACGCGCTCTTCACTCCGGTCCGTGACGATATGTATGCTCCGGACCACGGCACCTGGGTCACGGTGCCGGAGCTGACCACGAACCTCTGCGGCCGTTCCCGGCCCATCCATTTCCGGGGCGTGGCCACGGTGGTCTGCAAGCTTTTCAACCTGGTCCAGCCGACTTTCGCCGTGTTCGGAGAGAAGGACTGGCAGCAGTTGGCCGTGATCCGCAAGATGACGCGCGAACTGGACATCCCCGTGCGCATCGAGGGCCGTCCCATCATGCGTGAGGCCGACGGGCTGGCAATGAGCTCGCGCAATGTCTATCTGACTCCCGAAGAGCGCGCCGTGGCCCCGCACATCCGCCGTGGTCTCCTCCTGCTGGAGGATCTGGTCCGCTCCGGCCAGACCGATGCGGACGCCCTGCGCGCAGCCGTCGGGAAGTACTACGAAGCGCACATTCCCATGGGGCGCCTCGATTACCTGGAACTGGTGGACCCCGCGACCATCGAGACGGTCGAGCGGGTCCGGGACGATGTCCTTGCCGCCGTGGCCCTGCGCCTGGGCAAGGCGCGGCTCATCGACAACATTCATGTAGCCTTCGAGAGATAA
- the panD gene encoding aspartate 1-decarboxylase — MPLRTFLQAKLHRATITGAEVDYEGSVAICPDLIRAAGFHLNERVDIYNVDNGERLSTYVILGEKGEICLNGAAAHKGRRGQKVIIASYVQLTPDEIPGHEPVVVLVGPDNEITKTNGDSR, encoded by the coding sequence ATGCCTTTACGTACGTTTCTGCAGGCCAAGCTGCACCGGGCGACCATCACCGGCGCAGAGGTCGATTACGAGGGGTCCGTGGCCATCTGTCCGGACCTCATCCGAGCCGCGGGGTTCCACCTCAACGAGCGCGTGGACATCTACAACGTGGACAACGGCGAGCGCCTGTCCACCTACGTCATCCTCGGCGAGAAAGGCGAGATCTGCCTCAACGGCGCCGCGGCCCACAAGGGCCGCCGCGGGCAGAAGGTCATCATCGCCTCCTACGTGCAGCTGACCCCGGACGAGATTCCCGGCCATGAACCGGTCGTGGTCCTGGTCGGTCCGGACAATGAAATCACGAAAACGAACGGAGACAGCAGATGA